One genomic region from Acidobacteriota bacterium encodes:
- a CDS encoding acetylxylan esterase, with product MTCVAAVCLPLAAQAPQSVTPERAAFDAWLAAQATDALAARRAVVASLTSADAVMTRRQDVRTQMGEVIGLLPTLDTPVPSTVTRTTRRDGYRIEHLIFESLPGLKVTAAVYVPDGPGPFPAVLGTAGHADEGKASATYQHVWVSLARRGFVVLAYDPPGQGERFEYLDPVTGRSRVGAGTREHMMTGLQVLLTGRTIAAYMVQDGRRALDYLRARPDVDATRIAVAGNSGGGTQAALLGASEPRLAAVVASCYITSWSDMWLTPGPQDSEQILPGFLTRGLDFADFAVAAAPRGFLVSSAIQDYFPIAGSRGASTELRAIYDALGAPDRLARVENDAPHGWSQPLREGAYRALGAWLGRPGQPDTEAPVTPEPVEALRSTPTGQLVSSVGSRTVREVNADEARALAASRSPVSMAGLRALVGDLSQQRGIVVSRQRRAEGVHVEDLAVEVEPGVHVRASLTRPATGGTRAVVYVHEEGATSQDAAIARLAADGNVVLAVDVRGTGALSPGTGDSGYAGAYQFAARAWLLGTSVVAWQARDLRAAADVLRREAPEARTIELHASGQTVPAALFAAQFDRFDAVTLEDGLTSYLDLATADTHDGATLTVIPGVLRVTDLPELAARLAPTSVRIVGPRSPAGR from the coding sequence ACGTGCGTCGCGGCGGTGTGCCTGCCGCTGGCCGCGCAGGCGCCTCAATCGGTCACTCCCGAACGTGCGGCGTTCGATGCGTGGCTGGCCGCGCAGGCGACCGACGCCCTTGCCGCCCGCCGCGCCGTTGTCGCGTCGCTCACGTCGGCGGACGCCGTGATGACGCGGCGTCAGGACGTGCGCACGCAGATGGGCGAGGTGATCGGGCTGCTGCCCACTCTCGACACGCCGGTGCCGTCGACCGTGACGCGGACGACGCGGCGCGATGGCTATCGCATCGAGCACCTGATCTTCGAGAGCCTGCCCGGGCTGAAGGTGACCGCGGCCGTCTATGTACCCGACGGCCCCGGCCCATTCCCGGCGGTGCTCGGTACGGCGGGCCATGCCGACGAAGGCAAGGCTTCGGCGACGTATCAGCACGTGTGGGTCTCGCTCGCGCGCCGCGGATTCGTGGTGCTGGCCTACGACCCGCCGGGCCAGGGCGAGCGCTTCGAGTACCTCGATCCCGTCACCGGCCGATCGCGCGTGGGCGCGGGCACGCGTGAGCACATGATGACGGGTCTGCAGGTGCTGCTCACCGGACGCACGATCGCGGCCTACATGGTGCAGGACGGCCGCCGCGCACTCGACTACCTGCGCGCACGCCCCGATGTCGACGCCACGCGCATCGCTGTCGCGGGCAACTCCGGCGGTGGTACGCAGGCCGCGCTGCTCGGCGCGAGCGAACCGCGACTGGCGGCGGTCGTGGCCTCGTGCTACATCACGTCGTGGTCCGACATGTGGCTCACGCCAGGGCCGCAGGACTCCGAACAGATCCTCCCGGGCTTCCTCACGCGCGGGCTCGATTTCGCGGACTTCGCCGTCGCCGCGGCGCCGCGCGGCTTCCTCGTGAGCAGCGCCATCCAGGACTACTTCCCGATTGCGGGCTCCCGCGGGGCGTCGACGGAACTGCGCGCGATCTACGACGCGCTCGGCGCACCCGATCGCCTCGCGCGTGTCGAGAACGACGCGCCGCACGGCTGGTCGCAGCCCCTGCGTGAGGGTGCGTATCGTGCGCTCGGCGCGTGGCTCGGGCGTCCGGGGCAGCCTGACACCGAGGCACCCGTCACGCCGGAACCGGTCGAGGCACTGCGATCCACGCCAACGGGCCAGCTCGTCTCGTCCGTGGGCTCGCGAACCGTGCGCGAGGTGAACGCGGACGAGGCGCGCGCGCTCGCGGCGTCACGATCGCCCGTGTCGATGGCCGGTCTTCGTGCGCTGGTCGGCGATCTCTCGCAGCAGCGCGGAATCGTCGTGTCGCGACAGCGGCGCGCCGAAGGCGTGCATGTCGAGGATCTCGCGGTCGAGGTCGAACCCGGCGTGCACGTGCGCGCGAGCCTGACACGGCCTGCCACGGGTGGCACGCGCGCGGTGGTGTACGTGCACGAAGAGGGCGCCACGAGTCAGGACGCTGCCATCGCGCGCCTCGCGGCCGACGGCAACGTCGTACTGGCCGTCGATGTGCGCGGCACCGGAGCCCTGTCGCCCGGCACGGGGGACAGCGGGTACGCGGGTGCGTATCAGTTCGCCGCACGAGCCTGGCTGCTCGGCACGAGTGTCGTCGCATGGCAGGCGCGAGATCTCCGTGCCGCGGCAGACGTGCTGAGGCGGGAAGCGCCTGAGGCACGGACGATCGAACTGCACGCCAGTGGACAGACGGTCCCTGCCGCATTGTTTGCGGCGCAGTTCGATCGCTTCGATGCGGTGACGCTCGAAGACGGCCTCACGAGCTACCTGGATCTGGCCACCGCCGACACGCACGATGGCGCGACGCTGACGGTGATCCCAGGCGTCCTGCGCGTCACCGACCTGCCCGAACTGGCCGCCCGTCTCGCCCCAACATCCGTCCGCATCGTTGGTCCACGCAGCCCCGCGGGACGGTAG